A stretch of the Nematostella vectensis chromosome 1, jaNemVect1.1, whole genome shotgun sequence genome encodes the following:
- the LOC5507521 gene encoding glucosidase 2 subunit beta isoform X3 yields MIPVFLRFTRVFKMAAACGAKNGVYLLLFTTIVSRLGSALTLRGVAITKLPFYDSSKDFTCLDGSLTIPFSSVNDDYCDCNDGSDEPGTAACPNGQFHCTNAGYRPKNYPSSRVNDGICDCCDGSDEYDGKVNCPDTCKELYKQEFEKRRHEIELAKQGYAKKQEFSQDGINKKTERKKKLEDLRLQLEQKKQVVAELQATKDKVEAVEKEAKDKHDKEWEETKAKILAERAHNAAVAAFKLLDTDNSGSLTSMELMVNPYMDKEYTAEEARELLGGTDETDVDRFAKDLWTTFKDKYGVKQEEKPIDASPPEEKPPTDEHPTEKEEPVKPEYDEETKAKITDADNARKEFDAADIAKRDIEREIGDIEKKLNIDFGEHEEFAALYGNCFEFRDREYLYKLCPFDRATQEPKDGGASTSIGNWGEWNGSPYKYSRMKYSDGQNCWNGPNRSTQVILSCGPDNEVTSVSEPSRCEYQMEFKTPAACQHHEDILHQEL; encoded by the exons ATGATCCCAGTCTTTCTGCGCTTTACACGTgtattcaagatggcggcggcgTGTGGAGCGAAGAATGGCGTCTATCTTCTTCTTTTCACGACCATTGTTTCGAGATTAGGCTCTGCGTTGACTTTGCGCGGAGTAGCTATTACAA AACTTCCATTCTACGATAGCTCTAAAGACTTTACATGCTTAGATGGCTCTTTAACAATTCCATTTAGTAgtgtcaatgatgattactgtGACTgtaatgatggtagtgatgagcCAG GTACTGCCGCCTGCCCAAATGGACAATTTCATTGTACAAATGCAGGTTATCGACCAAAAAACTATCCTTCGTCTAGAGTAAATGATGGCATTTGTG ATTGTTGTGATGGAAGTGATGAGTATGATGGCAAAGTGAATTGTCCTGATACTTGCAa agaacTTTACAAACAAGAGTTTGAAAAAAGAAGACATGAGATTGAACTTGCCAAACAG GGATATGCTAAGAAGCAAGAATTTAGTCAAGATGGGATAAATAAGAAGACAGAAAGAAAG AAAAAGTTAGAGGATCTGAGGCTCCAGCTTGAGCAGAAAAAGCAGGTTGTTGCTGAACTTCAAG CTACTAAGGACAAGGTAGAAGCTGTGGAAAAAGAAGCCAAGGACAAACATGACAAGGAGTGGGAAG AAACCAAGGCCAAGATTCTGGCAGAAAGAGCTCACAATGCAGCTGTGGCAGCCTTCAAGTTACTGGATACTGATAATAGTGGAAG CTTGACGAGTATGGAGCTTATGGTCAATCCATATATGGACAAGGAGTATACTGCTGAGGAGGCCAGG GAACTTCTTGGTGGCACAGATGAGACAGACGTTGACAGATTTGCCAAAGATTTGTGGACCACATTCAAGGACAAGTATGGTGTGAAGCAG GAAGAGAAACCTATTGATGCATCACCTCCAGAAGAGAAACCACCTACAGACGAACACCCAACTGAAA AAGAGGAACCCGTAAAGCCAGAGTATGATGAAGAAACCAAAGCAAAGATCACCG ATGCTGATAATGCAAGAAAAGAGTTTGATGCCGCTGACATTGCCAAGAGAGACATTGAGCGCGAAATTGG AGACATTGAGAAAAAGCTGAATATAGACTTTGGTGAACATGAAGAGTTTGCCGCTCTGTATGGAAACTGCTTTGAGTTTAGAGACAGAGA aTATCTTTATAAACTGTGCCCATTTGACAGAGCCACACAGGAGCCGAAGGATGGCGGTGCATCTACTTCTATCGG aaaCTGGGGCGAGTGGAATGGATCACCCTATAAATATAGCCGCATGAAGTATTCAGATGGTCAAAACTGTTGGAACGGCCCGAACCGCTCGACACAG GTGATCCTCTCATGTGGACCGGATAACGAGGTCACTTCGGTGTCTGAGCCCAGTCGGTGCGAGTACCAGATGGAATTCAAGACGCCCGCCGCCTGCCAACACCATGAAGACATACTTCACCAAGAGTTATAA
- the LOC5507521 gene encoding glucosidase 2 subunit beta isoform X1, which translates to MIPVFLRFTRVFKMAAACGAKNGVYLLLFTTIVSRLGSALTLRGVAITKLPFYDSSKDFTCLDGSLTIPFSSVNDDYCDCNDGSDEPGTAACPNGQFHCTNAGYRPKNYPSSRVNDGICDCCDGSDEYDGKVNCPDTCKELYKQEFEKRRHEIELAKQGYAKKQEFSQDGINKKTERKKKLEDLRLQLEQKKQVVAELQATKDKVEAVEKEAKDKHDKEWEETKAKILAERAHNAAVAAFKLLDTDNSGSLTSMELMVNPYMDKEYTAEEARELLGGTDETDVDRFAKDLWTTFKDKYGVKQEEKPIDASPPEEKPPTDEHPTETPVDPHPTPPSIDDTIDDDADLPEVGDDDDDEGDDLKDEAAARATDSKQEEEPVKPEYDEETKAKITDADNARKEFDAADIAKRDIEREIGDIEKKLNIDFGEHEEFAALYGNCFEFRDREYLYKLCPFDRATQEPKDGGASTSIGNWGEWNGSPYKYSRMKYSDGQNCWNGPNRSTQVILSCGPDNEVTSVSEPSRCEYQMEFKTPAACQHHEDILHQEL; encoded by the exons ATGATCCCAGTCTTTCTGCGCTTTACACGTgtattcaagatggcggcggcgTGTGGAGCGAAGAATGGCGTCTATCTTCTTCTTTTCACGACCATTGTTTCGAGATTAGGCTCTGCGTTGACTTTGCGCGGAGTAGCTATTACAA AACTTCCATTCTACGATAGCTCTAAAGACTTTACATGCTTAGATGGCTCTTTAACAATTCCATTTAGTAgtgtcaatgatgattactgtGACTgtaatgatggtagtgatgagcCAG GTACTGCCGCCTGCCCAAATGGACAATTTCATTGTACAAATGCAGGTTATCGACCAAAAAACTATCCTTCGTCTAGAGTAAATGATGGCATTTGTG ATTGTTGTGATGGAAGTGATGAGTATGATGGCAAAGTGAATTGTCCTGATACTTGCAa agaacTTTACAAACAAGAGTTTGAAAAAAGAAGACATGAGATTGAACTTGCCAAACAG GGATATGCTAAGAAGCAAGAATTTAGTCAAGATGGGATAAATAAGAAGACAGAAAGAAAG AAAAAGTTAGAGGATCTGAGGCTCCAGCTTGAGCAGAAAAAGCAGGTTGTTGCTGAACTTCAAG CTACTAAGGACAAGGTAGAAGCTGTGGAAAAAGAAGCCAAGGACAAACATGACAAGGAGTGGGAAG AAACCAAGGCCAAGATTCTGGCAGAAAGAGCTCACAATGCAGCTGTGGCAGCCTTCAAGTTACTGGATACTGATAATAGTGGAAG CTTGACGAGTATGGAGCTTATGGTCAATCCATATATGGACAAGGAGTATACTGCTGAGGAGGCCAGG GAACTTCTTGGTGGCACAGATGAGACAGACGTTGACAGATTTGCCAAAGATTTGTGGACCACATTCAAGGACAAGTATGGTGTGAAGCAG GAAGAGAAACCTATTGATGCATCACCTCCAGAAGAGAAACCACCTACAGACGAACACCCAACTGAAA CTCCTGTCGACCCTCATCCAACCCCACCATCCATTGATGATAccattgatgatgatgctgactTGCCAGAAGTGGgagacgatgacgatgacgaggGTGACGATCTAAAGGATGAAGCTGCAGCTAGAGCCACTGATTCAAAACAAG AAGAGGAACCCGTAAAGCCAGAGTATGATGAAGAAACCAAAGCAAAGATCACCG ATGCTGATAATGCAAGAAAAGAGTTTGATGCCGCTGACATTGCCAAGAGAGACATTGAGCGCGAAATTGG AGACATTGAGAAAAAGCTGAATATAGACTTTGGTGAACATGAAGAGTTTGCCGCTCTGTATGGAAACTGCTTTGAGTTTAGAGACAGAGA aTATCTTTATAAACTGTGCCCATTTGACAGAGCCACACAGGAGCCGAAGGATGGCGGTGCATCTACTTCTATCGG aaaCTGGGGCGAGTGGAATGGATCACCCTATAAATATAGCCGCATGAAGTATTCAGATGGTCAAAACTGTTGGAACGGCCCGAACCGCTCGACACAG GTGATCCTCTCATGTGGACCGGATAACGAGGTCACTTCGGTGTCTGAGCCCAGTCGGTGCGAGTACCAGATGGAATTCAAGACGCCCGCCGCCTGCCAACACCATGAAGACATACTTCACCAAGAGTTATAA
- the LOC5507521 gene encoding glucosidase 2 subunit beta isoform X2, translating into MIPVFLRFTRVFKMAAACGAKNGVYLLLFTTIVSRLGSALTLRGVAITKLPFYDSSKDFTCLDGSLTIPFSSVNDDYCDCNDGSDEPGTAACPNGQFHCTNAGYRPKNYPSSRVNDGICDCCDGSDEYDGKVNCPDTCKELYKQEFEKRRHEIELAKQGYAKKQEFSQDGINKKTERKKKLEDLRLQLEQKKQVVAELQATKDKVEAVEKEAKDKHDKEWEETKAKILAERAHNAAVAAFKLLDTDNSGSLTSMELMVNPYMDKEYTAEEARELLGGTDETDVDRFAKDLWTTFKDKYGVKQEEKPIDASPPEEKPPTDEHPTEKVGDDDDDEGDDLKDEAAARATDSKQEEEPVKPEYDEETKAKITDADNARKEFDAADIAKRDIEREIGDIEKKLNIDFGEHEEFAALYGNCFEFRDREYLYKLCPFDRATQEPKDGGASTSIGNWGEWNGSPYKYSRMKYSDGQNCWNGPNRSTQVILSCGPDNEVTSVSEPSRCEYQMEFKTPAACQHHEDILHQEL; encoded by the exons ATGATCCCAGTCTTTCTGCGCTTTACACGTgtattcaagatggcggcggcgTGTGGAGCGAAGAATGGCGTCTATCTTCTTCTTTTCACGACCATTGTTTCGAGATTAGGCTCTGCGTTGACTTTGCGCGGAGTAGCTATTACAA AACTTCCATTCTACGATAGCTCTAAAGACTTTACATGCTTAGATGGCTCTTTAACAATTCCATTTAGTAgtgtcaatgatgattactgtGACTgtaatgatggtagtgatgagcCAG GTACTGCCGCCTGCCCAAATGGACAATTTCATTGTACAAATGCAGGTTATCGACCAAAAAACTATCCTTCGTCTAGAGTAAATGATGGCATTTGTG ATTGTTGTGATGGAAGTGATGAGTATGATGGCAAAGTGAATTGTCCTGATACTTGCAa agaacTTTACAAACAAGAGTTTGAAAAAAGAAGACATGAGATTGAACTTGCCAAACAG GGATATGCTAAGAAGCAAGAATTTAGTCAAGATGGGATAAATAAGAAGACAGAAAGAAAG AAAAAGTTAGAGGATCTGAGGCTCCAGCTTGAGCAGAAAAAGCAGGTTGTTGCTGAACTTCAAG CTACTAAGGACAAGGTAGAAGCTGTGGAAAAAGAAGCCAAGGACAAACATGACAAGGAGTGGGAAG AAACCAAGGCCAAGATTCTGGCAGAAAGAGCTCACAATGCAGCTGTGGCAGCCTTCAAGTTACTGGATACTGATAATAGTGGAAG CTTGACGAGTATGGAGCTTATGGTCAATCCATATATGGACAAGGAGTATACTGCTGAGGAGGCCAGG GAACTTCTTGGTGGCACAGATGAGACAGACGTTGACAGATTTGCCAAAGATTTGTGGACCACATTCAAGGACAAGTATGGTGTGAAGCAG GAAGAGAAACCTATTGATGCATCACCTCCAGAAGAGAAACCACCTACAGACGAACACCCAACTGAAA AAGTGGgagacgatgacgatgacgaggGTGACGATCTAAAGGATGAAGCTGCAGCTAGAGCCACTGATTCAAAACAAG AAGAGGAACCCGTAAAGCCAGAGTATGATGAAGAAACCAAAGCAAAGATCACCG ATGCTGATAATGCAAGAAAAGAGTTTGATGCCGCTGACATTGCCAAGAGAGACATTGAGCGCGAAATTGG AGACATTGAGAAAAAGCTGAATATAGACTTTGGTGAACATGAAGAGTTTGCCGCTCTGTATGGAAACTGCTTTGAGTTTAGAGACAGAGA aTATCTTTATAAACTGTGCCCATTTGACAGAGCCACACAGGAGCCGAAGGATGGCGGTGCATCTACTTCTATCGG aaaCTGGGGCGAGTGGAATGGATCACCCTATAAATATAGCCGCATGAAGTATTCAGATGGTCAAAACTGTTGGAACGGCCCGAACCGCTCGACACAG GTGATCCTCTCATGTGGACCGGATAACGAGGTCACTTCGGTGTCTGAGCCCAGTCGGTGCGAGTACCAGATGGAATTCAAGACGCCCGCCGCCTGCCAACACCATGAAGACATACTTCACCAAGAGTTATAA